The following are encoded together in the Pseudomonas xantholysinigenes genome:
- a CDS encoding SfnB family sulfur acquisition oxidoreductase: MTASIITTDAQALAVADELAQHLRQDSALRDRERRLPHAELDHFVQSGLWGISVPKAFGGADVSNATLAKVVARIAQADASIGQIPQNHFYALEVLRVNGTPQQQQRLYAEVLAGQRFGNALAEIGTKNAHERTTRLSRDGDHYRIDGRKFYCTGALYAQRIPTLVIDEQGVSHLAFVPADTPGIKVIDDWSGFGQRTTGSGSVIFDNVFVRAEDVVPFQSAFERPTTVGPLAQILHAAIDTGIARAAFEDALHFVRSRSRPWIDSGLDKASDDPLTLKSFGHLAIRLHAAEALLERAGEILDAAQADSNAETLAAASIAVAEARAISTEISLAAGTSLFELAGSQATLAEHNLDRHWRNARVHTLHDPVRWKYHAIGNYYLNDEKPPRRGTI, encoded by the coding sequence ATGACTGCATCCATCATCACCACCGACGCCCAGGCCCTGGCCGTCGCCGACGAACTGGCCCAACACCTGCGCCAGGACAGCGCCCTGCGCGACCGCGAACGCCGCCTGCCGCATGCCGAGCTCGACCATTTCGTGCAGTCCGGCCTATGGGGCATCAGCGTGCCCAAGGCCTTCGGCGGCGCCGACGTGTCCAATGCCACCCTGGCCAAGGTCGTCGCGCGTATCGCCCAGGCCGACGCCTCGATCGGGCAAATCCCGCAAAACCACTTCTACGCCCTGGAAGTGCTGCGGGTGAACGGCACCCCGCAACAACAGCAACGCCTGTACGCAGAAGTCCTCGCCGGCCAGCGCTTCGGCAACGCACTGGCCGAGATCGGTACCAAGAACGCTCATGAACGCACCACCCGCCTGAGCCGCGACGGCGACCATTACCGCATCGATGGCCGCAAGTTCTACTGCACCGGCGCCCTGTACGCGCAGCGCATCCCGACCCTGGTGATCGACGAACAGGGCGTTTCGCACCTGGCCTTCGTGCCCGCCGATACGCCAGGTATCAAGGTGATCGACGACTGGAGCGGCTTCGGCCAGCGCACTACCGGCAGCGGCTCGGTGATCTTCGACAACGTGTTCGTCCGCGCCGAGGACGTCGTGCCGTTCCAGAGCGCCTTCGAGCGTCCGACCACGGTCGGCCCGCTGGCGCAGATCCTCCACGCCGCCATCGACACCGGCATCGCCCGCGCCGCCTTCGAAGACGCCCTGCACTTCGTGCGCAGCCGCAGCCGACCTTGGATCGACTCGGGCCTGGACAAGGCCAGCGACGATCCGCTGACCCTGAAGAGCTTCGGCCACCTGGCAATCCGCCTGCATGCCGCCGAAGCCCTGCTCGAACGTGCCGGCGAAATCCTCGACGCTGCCCAGGCCGACAGCAACGCCGAGACCCTGGCCGCCGCCTCCATCGCCGTGGCCGAGGCCCGGGCGATCAGTACCGAAATCTCGCTCGCCGCCGGCACCAGCCTGTTCGAGCTGGCCGGCAGCCAGGCCACCCTGGCCGAGCACAACCTCGACCGCCACTGGCGCAACGCCCGGGTGCACACCCTGCACGACCCGGTGCGCTGGAAGTACCACGCCATCGGCAACTACTACCTCAACGACGAGAAGCCGCCGCGCCGGGGGACCATCTGA
- the desA gene encoding delta-9 fatty acid desaturase DesA, with the protein MWYYGLLDLSAWQLVAVTLLLTHVTIVSVTLYLHRYSAHRALELNAGLKHFFRFWLWLTTAQNTREWTAIHRKHHAKCETPDDPHSPVHKGLGTVLRKGAELYRAEARNEETLRIYGKNCPDDWIERNLYSRYKLGGIALMAVIDLLLFGTIGITIWAIQMMWIPFWAAGVVNGLGHAVGYRNFECRDAATNLVPWGIIIGGEELHNNHHTYPNSAKLSVRRWEFDIGWMWIRLLSLLRLAKVQRVAPIAHRVEGKASLDMDTAMAILNNRFQIMAQYRKLVIAPLVKQELDKVDTSVRHRFRRAKRLLSRETSLLQDRHHLRIESMLAHSQALKTIYEKRLALQQIWARTSANGHDMLAAMKDWVHEAEASGIQSLRDFAAQLKTYSLRPNGA; encoded by the coding sequence ATGTGGTACTACGGTTTACTCGACTTGTCGGCCTGGCAACTGGTCGCCGTCACCCTGCTGCTGACCCATGTCACCATCGTCAGCGTCACCCTCTACCTGCACCGCTACTCGGCTCACCGCGCCCTGGAGTTGAACGCGGGCCTCAAGCATTTCTTCCGTTTCTGGCTGTGGCTGACCACGGCGCAGAATACCCGCGAGTGGACCGCCATCCACCGCAAGCACCACGCCAAGTGCGAAACCCCGGACGACCCGCACAGCCCGGTGCACAAGGGCTTGGGCACCGTGCTGCGCAAGGGCGCGGAACTGTACCGCGCAGAGGCGCGCAACGAAGAAACCTTGCGCATCTACGGCAAGAACTGCCCGGACGACTGGATCGAGCGCAACCTCTACAGCCGCTACAAGCTCGGCGGCATTGCCCTGATGGCGGTGATCGACCTGCTGCTGTTCGGCACCATCGGCATCACCATCTGGGCCATCCAGATGATGTGGATTCCGTTCTGGGCCGCTGGCGTGGTCAATGGCCTGGGCCATGCGGTTGGCTACCGCAACTTCGAATGCCGCGACGCCGCCACCAACCTGGTGCCCTGGGGCATCATCATTGGCGGCGAAGAGCTGCATAACAACCATCACACCTACCCCAACTCGGCCAAGCTGTCGGTACGCCGCTGGGAGTTCGACATCGGCTGGATGTGGATCCGCCTGCTGAGCCTGTTGCGCCTGGCCAAGGTGCAGCGCGTGGCGCCCATCGCCCATCGAGTCGAAGGCAAGGCCTCGCTGGACATGGACACCGCCATGGCCATCCTCAACAACCGTTTCCAGATCATGGCCCAGTACCGCAAGCTGGTGATCGCACCGCTGGTGAAACAGGAGCTGGACAAGGTCGACACCTCGGTGCGCCACCGCTTCCGCCGCGCCAAGCGCCTGCTGTCGCGCGAAACCAGCCTGCTCCAGGATCGCCATCACCTGCGTATCGAGTCCATGCTGGCCCACAGCCAAGCGCTCAAGACCATCTACGAAAAGCGCCTGGCACTGCAGCAGATCTGGGCACGTACCAGCGCCAACGGCCACGACATGCTCGCCGCCATGAAAGACTGGGTCCACGAGGCCGAGGCCAGTGGCATTCAGTCACTGCGTGACTTCGCCGCGCAACTCAAGACCTACTCGCTGCGCCCCAACGGCGCCTGA
- a CDS encoding response regulator produces MSAADPVPPCVLIAEGDPWVRDMLSEMLLSVRCDARLQVCADGSQALSALASKPDLIIAARELAGLDGLDLLRKVRAKGDRPGLPFILMSDRTDSASVREAVPLQPTAYLSKPLDLDNLRKRLEKLLLEVGEQIACPVPPLQPGATLPAYLEQRRATADGGPLFADVQVAVKRALNPQGLNLKVLEEEVRNDPQITGVLIAAANSAALHREAPVQTLLQALNKLGSTQSMNLILGLTLKRSARLSDPLLARHAAHYWDLSLHTAEYARTLARLLEVDEALCYCAGLLHCLGDLAVLRTLQEWRLAGGELDEDQVQLSLNEFGAPFGSALRTRWRLPLNLRELIAAVYQLGGGVYSREILAMNLAGQLAALKPSQGLEKVAASKTARLLKLGLPELSRLRKVDPEALAREHAEREAAEAAERELEVAPSATPAADTVPLEGGERQG; encoded by the coding sequence ATGAGCGCTGCCGACCCCGTGCCCCCATGCGTGCTGATTGCCGAAGGCGATCCCTGGGTGCGCGACATGCTCAGCGAGATGCTGCTCAGCGTGCGTTGCGATGCACGCCTGCAGGTCTGCGCCGATGGCTCCCAGGCGCTCAGCGCGCTGGCGAGCAAGCCCGACCTGATCATCGCCGCCCGCGAACTCGCCGGCCTCGATGGCCTCGACCTGCTGCGCAAGGTACGCGCCAAGGGCGACCGCCCGGGGTTGCCGTTCATTCTCATGAGTGATCGCACCGACAGCGCCAGCGTGCGCGAGGCGGTGCCGCTGCAGCCGACCGCCTACCTGAGCAAGCCGCTCGACCTGGACAACCTGCGCAAGCGCCTGGAAAAACTGCTGCTGGAGGTGGGGGAGCAGATCGCCTGCCCGGTGCCGCCGCTGCAACCCGGAGCAACACTGCCGGCTTACCTGGAACAGCGCCGCGCCACGGCCGATGGCGGCCCGTTGTTTGCCGATGTGCAGGTGGCGGTCAAGCGCGCGCTCAACCCACAAGGCCTCAACCTCAAGGTGCTCGAGGAGGAGGTGCGCAACGACCCGCAGATCACCGGCGTGCTGATTGCCGCCGCCAACAGCGCCGCGTTGCACCGCGAGGCGCCGGTGCAGACCTTGCTGCAGGCGCTGAACAAGCTTGGCAGCACCCAGAGCATGAACCTCATCCTCGGCCTGACCCTCAAGCGCAGCGCGCGCCTCAGCGATCCGCTGCTGGCTCGGCATGCCGCGCATTATTGGGACTTGTCGCTGCACACCGCCGAATATGCCCGCACCTTGGCGCGTCTGCTCGAGGTCGACGAGGCGCTCTGTTACTGCGCAGGGCTGTTGCATTGCCTGGGCGACCTGGCCGTGTTGCGCACCCTGCAGGAGTGGCGCCTGGCAGGCGGGGAGCTGGACGAGGACCAGGTGCAGCTGTCGCTCAATGAGTTTGGCGCGCCGTTCGGCTCGGCGTTGCGCACCCGCTGGCGCTTGCCGCTTAACCTGCGCGAGTTGATCGCCGCGGTGTATCAACTGGGTGGCGGCGTGTATTCCCGCGAGATACTGGCCATGAACCTGGCAGGCCAGTTGGCCGCGCTGAAGCCCAGCCAAGGGCTGGAGAAGGTCGCCGCCAGCAAGACCGCGCGGTTGCTCAAACTCGGGCTGCCGGAGCTGTCGCGGCTGCGCAAGGTCGACCCTGAGGCGCTTGCGCGGGAGCATGCCGAGCGTGAGGCGGCAGAAGCTGCCGAGCGCGAACTGGAGGTTGCCCCGAGCGCTACGCCGGCGGCCGATACCGTGCCGCTAGAGGGCGGCGAGCGCCAGGGCTGA
- the dibA gene encoding phosphodiesterase DibA, with product MSVSVRDALRMAGLYVVLSILWLVLSEMVLHGMTEDPLALTVGRQINVVVWVLLSALLIFVSRARLLNFIGVGARLRSEDRERLRMAAAVFDSTLEGVLVTDRNGLIVHVNRAFMRITGYQQDEVIGQRPSKFKSGRHGAPFYQQIYAALADKGEWSGEIWNRRKSGEIYPQWQTICAIRDDSGALSHYVAVFSDISAIKHSEEELAYLAHHDPLTGLPNRLLFNDRVEQALTAAQANKRGCALLLLDLDHFQSINDGLGHTIGDQLLKLVGERLRELLGNGVTLARLGGDEFAVLAENCQQVGQAGKLAQTIIERLKEPFCFDGNRLFISVSIGISLFPSDALSGEQLLRNADSALFKAKSNGRACYALYTEELTAHAQQRVETAGELRRALEQQELRVFFQPVHDLFTARMVGVEALVRWQHPQRGLVPPGEFIPIAERTGLIAEIDAWVLRQACRQMVQWQTEGRQLSFVAVNISSRLFSQRDLYRQVADVLNDSGLDPALLELEVTESAVMEDPEVALEQLHRLRELGLSLAIDDFGTGYSSLLRLKRLPVQKLKIDQGFVAGLPCDEDDIAIVRVIIALARSMGMQVHAEGIEQAEQARFLLEQQCQMGQGYWFGRPVPAQQLHWG from the coding sequence ATGTCTGTTTCCGTTCGCGACGCCTTGCGCATGGCCGGGCTCTATGTGGTGCTTTCAATCCTCTGGCTGGTCCTGTCGGAAATGGTCCTGCACGGCATGACCGAAGACCCCTTGGCGCTCACCGTGGGGCGGCAGATCAACGTGGTGGTCTGGGTGCTGCTCAGCGCCTTGCTGATTTTCGTTTCGCGCGCCCGGCTGTTGAACTTCATCGGCGTCGGCGCGCGCCTGCGCAGCGAGGACCGTGAGCGCCTGCGCATGGCCGCGGCGGTGTTCGATAGCACCCTGGAAGGGGTGCTGGTGACTGATCGCAACGGCCTGATCGTGCACGTCAACCGGGCCTTCATGCGCATCACCGGGTACCAGCAGGATGAGGTCATCGGGCAGCGCCCGAGCAAGTTCAAGTCCGGTCGCCACGGTGCGCCGTTCTACCAGCAGATCTACGCGGCCTTGGCTGACAAGGGCGAGTGGAGCGGAGAAATCTGGAACCGACGCAAAAGTGGCGAAATCTACCCGCAGTGGCAGACGATTTGCGCCATCCGCGACGATAGCGGCGCTCTCAGCCACTATGTGGCGGTGTTCAGCGACATCAGTGCGATCAAGCACAGCGAGGAGGAACTGGCCTACCTCGCCCATCACGACCCGCTGACCGGCCTGCCCAACCGCCTGCTGTTCAATGACCGGGTCGAACAGGCGCTGACCGCGGCACAGGCCAACAAGCGCGGCTGCGCCCTGCTGCTGCTCGACCTCGATCACTTCCAGAGCATCAATGATGGCCTTGGCCACACCATTGGCGACCAACTGCTCAAGCTGGTGGGCGAACGCCTGCGCGAGTTGCTGGGCAACGGCGTGACCCTGGCGCGCCTTGGTGGCGACGAATTCGCCGTGCTGGCCGAGAACTGCCAGCAGGTCGGCCAGGCCGGCAAGCTGGCGCAGACCATCATCGAGCGGTTGAAGGAACCCTTCTGCTTCGACGGCAACCGCCTGTTCATCAGTGTCAGTATCGGCATCAGCCTGTTCCCCAGCGACGCGCTCAGTGGCGAGCAGTTGCTGCGCAACGCCGACTCGGCGCTGTTCAAGGCCAAGAGCAATGGCCGCGCCTGCTACGCGTTGTACACCGAGGAACTCACTGCCCACGCCCAGCAGCGGGTGGAGACGGCCGGCGAGCTGCGTCGGGCCCTGGAGCAGCAGGAACTGCGGGTATTCTTCCAGCCGGTGCACGATCTGTTCACCGCGCGCATGGTCGGGGTCGAGGCGCTGGTACGCTGGCAGCACCCCCAGCGCGGCCTGGTACCGCCCGGCGAGTTCATCCCCATCGCCGAGCGCACCGGGCTGATCGCCGAGATCGATGCCTGGGTGCTGCGCCAGGCTTGTCGGCAGATGGTGCAGTGGCAAACCGAAGGGCGGCAGTTGTCCTTTGTCGCGGTGAACATTTCCAGCCGCCTGTTCAGCCAGCGCGACTTGTACCGGCAGGTGGCGGATGTGCTTAACGACAGCGGCCTGGACCCGGCGCTGCTGGAGCTGGAGGTGACCGAAAGCGCGGTGATGGAAGACCCGGAGGTGGCGCTGGAGCAGTTGCACCGCTTGCGTGAACTGGGCTTGAGCCTGGCCATCGACGATTTCGGCACCGGCTATTCGTCGTTGCTGCGGCTCAAGCGCCTGCCGGTGCAGAAGCTCAAGATCGACCAGGGCTTCGTTGCCGGCCTGCCGTGCGACGAGGATGACATCGCCATTGTCCGGGTCATCATCGCCCTGGCCCGCAGCATGGGCATGCAGGTGCATGCCGAAGGTATCGAGCAGGCCGAGCAAGCGCGCTTCCTGTTGGAGCAGCAGTGCCAGATGGGGCAGGGGTACTGGTTTGGCAGGCCGGTGCCGGCTCAACAGCTGCACTGGGGGTGA
- a CDS encoding LLM class flavin-dependent oxidoreductase, which produces MAKEILLNAFNMNCIGHINHGLWTHPRDTSTQYKTLDYWTDLARLLERGLFDGLFIADIVGTYDVYGQSLEVTLKESIQLPVNDPLLLVSAMAAVTKHLGFGLTANLTYEAPYLFARRLSTLDHLSNGRVGWNIVTGYLDSAARAMGLAQQPEHDRRYDQADEYLQVLYKLLEGSWADDAVVADREQRVYARPDKVRKVEHHGEFYKVEGYHLCEPSPQRTPVLFQAGSSPRGLAFAGQHAECVFISGQDQAATRAQVDKVRAAAKAAGRDPQALKVFMGITVIVAPTEEQARAKHAEYLRYASAEAGVAHFASSTGIDFSRYALDEPIGFAKGNAIQSATRQLQESAWTRRRLLEQHALGGRYVTLVGNPEQVAKQLISWIDETGLDGFNLTRTVTPESYEDFIDLVVPELQRRGRYKTAYRHGSLRQKLFDGAQALLPADHPGAAYRHPTPAPTGALHHA; this is translated from the coding sequence ATGGCCAAGGAAATCCTGCTCAATGCCTTCAACATGAACTGCATCGGGCATATCAACCACGGCCTGTGGACCCACCCACGGGACACCTCGACCCAGTACAAGACCCTGGACTACTGGACCGACCTCGCCCGCCTGCTCGAACGCGGCCTGTTCGACGGGCTGTTCATCGCCGATATCGTCGGCACCTACGATGTCTACGGGCAATCGCTGGAGGTGACGCTCAAGGAGTCGATCCAGTTGCCGGTCAACGATCCACTGCTGCTGGTCTCGGCCATGGCGGCGGTGACCAAGCACCTGGGCTTCGGCCTCACCGCCAACCTCACCTACGAGGCGCCCTACCTGTTCGCCCGGCGCCTCTCCACCCTCGACCACCTGAGCAATGGCCGGGTCGGCTGGAACATCGTCACCGGCTACCTCGACAGCGCCGCCCGGGCCATGGGCCTGGCGCAGCAACCCGAGCACGACCGCCGCTACGACCAGGCCGACGAATACCTGCAGGTGCTGTACAAGCTGCTCGAAGGCAGCTGGGCCGACGACGCCGTGGTCGCCGACCGCGAGCAACGCGTGTACGCGCGGCCAGACAAGGTGCGCAAGGTCGAACACCACGGCGAGTTCTACAAGGTCGAGGGTTATCACCTGTGCGAACCCTCGCCGCAGCGCACTCCAGTGCTGTTCCAGGCGGGCAGCTCGCCACGCGGCCTGGCCTTCGCCGGCCAGCATGCCGAGTGCGTGTTCATCAGTGGCCAGGACCAGGCGGCGACCCGCGCCCAGGTCGACAAGGTGCGCGCCGCCGCCAAGGCCGCCGGGCGCGATCCCCAGGCGCTCAAGGTGTTCATGGGCATCACCGTGATCGTCGCCCCGACCGAGGAGCAGGCCCGCGCCAAGCACGCCGAATACCTGCGCTATGCCAGCGCAGAAGCCGGCGTGGCGCACTTCGCCAGCTCCACCGGCATCGACTTCTCGCGCTATGCGCTGGACGAACCCATAGGTTTTGCCAAGGGCAACGCCATCCAGTCCGCCACCCGCCAGTTGCAGGAGAGCGCCTGGACCCGCCGCCGCCTGCTCGAGCAGCACGCCCTGGGCGGGCGCTACGTGACCCTGGTGGGCAACCCCGAACAGGTCGCCAAGCAACTGATCAGCTGGATCGATGAAACCGGCCTGGACGGGTTCAACCTGACCCGCACCGTCACCCCGGAAAGCTACGAGGACTTCATCGACCTGGTGGTGCCCGAGCTGCAACGCCGCGGGCGCTACAAGACCGCCTACCGCCACGGCAGCCTGCGCCAGAAGCTGTTCGACGGCGCCCAGGCCCTCCTGCCCGCCGACCACCCCGGCGCCGCCTACCGCCATCCGACCCCTGCCCCGACTGGAGCCCTGCACCATGCTTGA
- a CDS encoding methionine ABC transporter permease — translation MWIDRLLQGLLDTLLMVGVSSLVALLVGVPMAVLLVTSDKGGIFEAPTLNRVLGAVVNLFRSIPFLILMVALIPFTRLVVGTTYGVWAAVVPLTIAATPFFARIAEVSLREVDHGLIEAAQAMGCRRWHIVWHVLLPEALPGIVGGFTITLVTLINSSAMAGAIGAGGLGDIAYRYGYQRFDSQIMLTVIVMLVALVAVIQLGGDRLAKGLNKR, via the coding sequence ATGTGGATTGATCGTCTGTTGCAAGGCCTGCTGGACACCTTGCTGATGGTGGGCGTGTCTTCGCTGGTGGCGCTGCTGGTCGGGGTGCCGATGGCGGTGCTGCTGGTCACCAGCGACAAGGGCGGGATCTTCGAGGCCCCCACGCTCAACCGCGTGCTCGGCGCCGTCGTCAATCTGTTCCGCTCGATCCCGTTCCTGATCCTGATGGTCGCGCTGATTCCCTTCACCCGCCTGGTGGTCGGCACCACCTATGGCGTTTGGGCCGCCGTGGTGCCACTGACCATCGCCGCGACTCCGTTCTTCGCACGGATCGCCGAGGTCAGCCTGCGCGAAGTCGATCACGGATTGATCGAAGCGGCCCAGGCCATGGGCTGCCGGCGCTGGCACATCGTCTGGCATGTTCTGCTGCCCGAGGCGCTGCCGGGGATCGTCGGCGGCTTCACCATCACCCTGGTGACGCTGATCAACTCGTCGGCCATGGCCGGGGCAATCGGCGCCGGCGGGCTGGGGGATATTGCCTACCGGTACGGCTACCAGCGCTTCGACAGCCAGATCATGCTGACGGTGATCGTGATGCTGGTGGCGTTGGTGGCGGTGATCCAGCTGGGTGGCGACCGTCTGGCCAAAGGCTTGAACAAGCGTTGA
- a CDS encoding MetQ/NlpA family ABC transporter substrate-binding protein: MLEKLFRPVAAIALGLGLSAAAFAAEPLKIGTTAAFAIPLEAAVAEAHKQGLEVKLIEFSDWIAPNVSLNSGDIDVNYFQHIPFLENAKAAAGFDLVPYAPGIINNVGLYSKKYKSFNDLPEGASVAIANDPINSGRGLQLLAKAGLISLKPGVGYKATEDDIVANPKKIRILQVEAVQLVRAYDDADLVQGYPAYIRLANTFDATSALLFDGLENKEYVIQFVIRPQEKNDPRLAKFVDIYQHSPVVRAALDKAHGSLYQAGWEG; the protein is encoded by the coding sequence ATGCTTGAGAAACTGTTCCGGCCCGTTGCGGCCATCGCCCTGGGCCTCGGCCTGTCCGCCGCCGCCTTCGCCGCCGAACCGCTGAAGATCGGCACCACCGCCGCCTTCGCCATTCCCTTGGAAGCCGCGGTGGCGGAGGCCCACAAACAGGGCCTGGAAGTGAAGCTGATCGAGTTCAGCGACTGGATCGCGCCCAATGTCAGCCTCAACAGCGGCGATATCGACGTGAACTACTTCCAGCACATCCCGTTCCTGGAAAACGCCAAGGCCGCCGCCGGCTTCGACCTGGTGCCCTACGCACCGGGCATCATCAACAACGTCGGCCTGTACTCGAAAAAATACAAAAGCTTCAACGATCTGCCCGAAGGCGCCAGCGTGGCCATCGCCAACGACCCGATCAACAGCGGTCGGGGCCTGCAATTGCTGGCCAAGGCTGGGCTGATCAGCCTCAAGCCGGGCGTGGGCTACAAGGCCACCGAGGACGACATCGTCGCCAACCCGAAGAAGATCAGGATTCTCCAGGTCGAGGCGGTGCAACTGGTACGTGCCTATGACGACGCCGACCTGGTCCAGGGCTACCCTGCGTACATCCGCCTGGCCAACACTTTCGACGCCACCTCGGCGCTGCTGTTCGATGGCCTGGAAAACAAGGAGTACGTGATCCAGTTCGTCATCCGCCCGCAGGAGAAGAACGACCCACGCCTGGCCAAGTTCGTCGACATCTACCAGCATTCGCCGGTCGTGCGAGCCGCCCTGGACAAGGCCCATGGCAGCCTCTACCAGGCCGGCTGGGAAGGCTGA
- a CDS encoding GGDEF domain-containing protein, translating to MAKDLPPTQSATARPEAAQTLLALLHAQGEVARLSEREQLYSSLLDSVNAVLWAFDWETRQVLYVSPAYERIFGRPASLVLADYNEWRDAIYPDDLEYAERSLAQVLVKGTVEDREYRILNAAGEVRWLSDKCYINQQREGEQRVIIVGIAEDITEKKQLEGELQRLATTDVLTQSSNRRHFFECAQLAFDSAREDGTPMAFLLLDIDDFKQINDSYGHQEGDQVLQRIADSGKAVLRRGDLFGRIGGEEFAAVFPGCTAQVAEQIAERLQREIQRLSFNHGEQTYGVTVSQGLTGLLDEDETLDSLFARADAAMYRAKRQGKNQIVKG from the coding sequence ATGGCCAAAGACCTTCCACCCACGCAATCCGCTACCGCCCGCCCCGAAGCTGCCCAGACCCTGCTCGCCCTTTTGCACGCCCAAGGCGAGGTGGCGCGGCTGAGCGAGCGCGAGCAGCTGTACAGCTCGCTGCTCGACAGCGTCAACGCCGTGCTCTGGGCCTTCGATTGGGAGACCCGCCAGGTGCTCTATGTCAGCCCCGCCTATGAGCGCATCTTTGGCCGCCCGGCCAGCCTGGTGCTGGCCGACTACAACGAGTGGCGCGACGCCATTTACCCGGACGACCTCGAATACGCCGAACGCAGCCTGGCCCAGGTGCTGGTCAAGGGCACCGTCGAGGACCGTGAATACCGTATCCTCAACGCCGCCGGGGAAGTGCGCTGGCTGAGCGACAAGTGCTACATCAACCAGCAACGTGAAGGCGAGCAGCGCGTGATCATCGTCGGCATCGCCGAGGACATCACCGAAAAGAAGCAGCTCGAAGGCGAACTGCAACGCCTGGCCACCACCGACGTGCTCACCCAGAGCAGCAACCGTCGACACTTCTTCGAATGCGCCCAACTGGCTTTTGACAGTGCACGCGAGGACGGCACGCCGATGGCGTTCCTGTTGTTGGATATCGACGATTTCAAACAGATCAACGATAGCTACGGCCACCAGGAAGGTGACCAGGTGCTGCAGCGTATCGCCGACAGTGGCAAGGCCGTGCTACGACGTGGCGATCTGTTCGGACGCATCGGTGGCGAGGAATTCGCGGCGGTGTTCCCAGGTTGTACCGCGCAGGTCGCCGAGCAGATCGCCGAGCGCTTGCAACGGGAGATCCAGCGCCTGAGCTTCAACCATGGAGAGCAAACCTACGGGGTTACCGTGAGCCAAGGGCTGACTGGGTTGCTGGATGAAGATGAGACTCTGGATAGCCTGTTCGCCCGGGCGGACGCGGCCATGTACCGCGCCAAGCGCCAAGGCAAGAACCAGATCGTGAAAGGTTGA
- a CDS encoding methionine ABC transporter ATP-binding protein: MSQASALRAPLPPTQTPRATEQALRPEVNQAHIRFVGLGKTYPGQTHAALQGIDLNIRRGEIFGIIGRSGAGKSSLLRTINRLEQPSQGRVLIDQVDIAPFDEERLVALRRRIGMIFQHFNLMSAKTVWQNVELPLKVAGIAKPERQRKVRELLELVGLAEKHHVYPAQLSGGQKQRVGIARALVHDPEILLCDEATSALDPETTAAILELLRAINQRLGLTVVLITHEMAVIRDICQRVVVLERGEVVEQGEVWQVFGAPRHTVTQTLLAPLQTRLPAALQASLRPQPGNRDAAVVLKLTLVGEPDLSALFADLGGQVRLLQGGVETIGEHALGQLVLAVRGSPLDSHQLELRARRWAANVEVLGHVD, from the coding sequence GTGAGCCAGGCCAGCGCCCTCAGGGCGCCCCTCCCGCCCACACAAACGCCGCGGGCGACCGAACAGGCGCTACGCCCGGAGGTGAACCAGGCCCATATCCGCTTCGTCGGCCTGGGCAAGACCTACCCGGGCCAGACCCACGCCGCGCTGCAGGGGATCGACCTGAACATCCGCCGGGGCGAGATCTTCGGCATCATCGGTCGCAGCGGCGCCGGCAAGTCGTCTCTGCTGCGCACCATCAACCGCCTGGAACAGCCCAGTCAGGGCCGGGTGCTGATCGACCAGGTAGACATCGCGCCGTTCGACGAGGAACGCCTGGTAGCCCTGCGCCGGCGCATCGGCATGATCTTCCAGCACTTCAACCTGATGTCGGCCAAGACCGTGTGGCAGAACGTCGAGTTGCCGCTGAAGGTAGCTGGCATCGCCAAGCCCGAGCGCCAGCGCAAGGTACGCGAACTGCTGGAGCTGGTCGGGCTAGCAGAAAAACATCATGTCTATCCGGCGCAGTTGTCCGGCGGCCAGAAGCAGCGCGTCGGTATCGCCCGGGCGCTGGTGCATGACCCCGAGATCCTGCTGTGCGACGAGGCCACCTCGGCGCTGGACCCGGAAACCACCGCCGCGATCCTCGAACTGCTGCGCGCCATCAACCAGCGCCTGGGCCTGACCGTGGTGCTGATTACCCATGAGATGGCGGTGATCCGCGACATCTGCCAGCGCGTGGTGGTGCTCGAACGGGGCGAGGTGGTCGAGCAGGGCGAGGTCTGGCAGGTATTCGGCGCGCCACGCCATACGGTCACCCAAACCCTGCTGGCGCCGTTGCAGACCCGCTTGCCAGCGGCCTTGCAGGCCAGCCTGCGGCCCCAGCCAGGCAACCGCGACGCGGCCGTGGTGCTGAAGCTCACCCTGGTCGGTGAGCCCGATCTGAGCGCGCTGTTCGCCGACCTGGGCGGGCAGGTGCGACTGCTCCAGGGCGGAGTCGAAACCATCGGCGAGCATGCCCTCGGCCAACTGGTGCTGGCGGTGCGCGGCTCGCCGCTGGACAGCCATCAGCTTGAACTGCGCGCCCGACGCTGGGCCGCCAACGTGGAGGTCCTTGGCCATGTGGATTGA